From the Gramella sp. Hel_I_59 genome, one window contains:
- a CDS encoding glycosyltransferase family 10: MENFIKLYKIKSFVFTPFENERDLEYLRSNGIVLTGNIMDADILISQNYKHLKKYFIFSLINKKFLVWTLEPRFNTSFKSVEKVLGGFIKCHFMNIYTRDVFTTGLNFHAKNISKKLAQISDDFELKNRRVVALMSYFKGIDSSPLLNNGDDIDLIKIRTKIALKGFEKDLFDIYGRGWPEGIVVENSRRGNWKDRKIEILKSYNFNLCFENTMAHNYITEKIWDSIENYCLPIYYGKGNNIYQIFPKESFIDYSNFTEPSDLFNYIENMSSSEFIERINKCISVYNKISNKGESFIWEQRKLALDKIIEKVTLIK, translated from the coding sequence ATGGAAAATTTTATAAAGCTATATAAAATTAAAAGTTTCGTATTTACCCCATTTGAGAACGAAAGAGATTTAGAATACCTAAGGAGTAATGGAATTGTATTAACGGGAAATATAATGGATGCAGATATTTTAATTTCTCAAAACTATAAGCATTTAAAAAAGTATTTTATTTTTTCCCTGATAAATAAGAAATTTCTGGTTTGGACTTTGGAGCCACGATTTAATACTAGTTTTAAATCGGTTGAAAAGGTTTTAGGTGGATTTATTAAGTGCCATTTTATGAATATTTATACACGCGATGTATTTACAACAGGTTTAAATTTTCATGCAAAAAATATATCCAAAAAGTTAGCTCAAATATCAGACGATTTTGAACTTAAAAATAGGAGGGTTGTTGCCCTCATGTCTTATTTTAAAGGAATTGACTCATCACCTTTGCTTAATAATGGAGATGATATTGATCTTATTAAGATAAGGACCAAGATTGCTTTAAAGGGTTTTGAAAAAGATCTTTTTGATATTTACGGTAGAGGATGGCCGGAAGGTATTGTAGTAGAAAATTCCAGAAGAGGAAATTGGAAGGACAGAAAAATTGAAATTTTAAAAAGTTATAATTTTAACCTATGCTTTGAAAATACCATGGCTCATAATTATATCACAGAGAAGATATGGGATAGTATAGAGAATTATTGTTTGCCTATTTATTATGGGAAGGGCAATAATATTTATCAAATTTTCCCTAAAGAAAGTTTTATAGATTATTCGAATTTCACTGAACCATCTGACCTATTTAATTATATTGAAAATATGTCTTCCTCTGAATTTATTGAAAGAATAAATAAATGCATTTCAGTTTATAATAAAATTAGTAATAAGGGAGAAAGCTTTATTTGGGAACAAAGAAAATTGGCCCTGGACAAGATTATTGAAAAAGTGACACTAATTAAATAA
- a CDS encoding glycosyltransferase family 4 protein: MHIAFLTPEYPHKLSTASGGLGTSIQNVANALIKYNIQVSIFVYGQKQSLVVEEDGINFHFIAQQKYPVLGWYFYRKYLQKYINNSILADQIDLLEVPDWTGISALMEIECPVVMRLNGSDAYFCHLEGRKQKFKNRFFEKKAFKNADAIISVSDFTGKTTNNVFRVKNEYTVIPNSVDANIFLPSTSLIKENTILYFGTIIRKKGVLELAEIFNHIVVKKPESRLILVGRDVVDILERNSTFKLFKEKLTEEAKEKIHFLGVIPYREIAEEIKKASVVVLPSFAEALPMTWLEAMAMEKAMVTSNIGWAQEVMIDGETGYTLNPKRHLEYADKIIQLIENPRLRLEFGRNARKRILHKFDAQVVADKNIKFFEDILKNSN, encoded by the coding sequence ATGCACATAGCTTTTTTAACTCCGGAGTATCCTCATAAACTCTCTACGGCTTCAGGCGGTTTGGGTACTAGTATTCAAAATGTGGCGAATGCATTAATTAAATATAATATTCAGGTAAGTATTTTTGTTTACGGACAGAAGCAAAGCCTGGTAGTTGAGGAAGATGGGATTAATTTCCACTTTATCGCCCAACAAAAATATCCTGTTTTAGGTTGGTATTTCTATCGAAAGTATCTTCAGAAATATATCAATAATTCCATTTTGGCAGATCAAATTGACCTTCTTGAAGTGCCTGACTGGACAGGAATTAGTGCGTTAATGGAAATTGAATGTCCTGTGGTAATGAGGTTGAATGGTAGTGATGCCTATTTTTGTCACCTGGAAGGAAGAAAACAAAAGTTTAAAAACAGGTTTTTTGAGAAAAAAGCCTTTAAGAATGCAGATGCTATTATTTCAGTAAGTGATTTTACCGGTAAAACAACTAATAATGTTTTTAGAGTAAAAAATGAATACACGGTAATTCCCAATTCTGTCGACGCGAATATATTTTTACCATCAACTTCCTTAATCAAGGAAAATACTATACTTTATTTCGGAACTATTATCCGGAAAAAGGGAGTGCTGGAACTGGCTGAGATCTTCAATCATATTGTAGTAAAGAAACCTGAATCCCGGTTAATTCTGGTAGGAAGGGATGTTGTAGATATATTGGAAAGAAATTCGACTTTTAAGCTCTTCAAGGAAAAATTGACCGAAGAGGCAAAAGAAAAAATCCATTTCTTAGGAGTTATACCATACCGCGAAATAGCTGAAGAGATTAAAAAGGCTAGCGTTGTTGTTTTACCTAGTTTTGCAGAAGCCTTGCCTATGACCTGGCTGGAAGCCATGGCAATGGAAAAGGCCATGGTTACTTCCAATATAGGCTGGGCACAAGAAGTCATGATTGATGGCGAAACCGGCTATACGCTTAACCCAAAACGTCACTTAGAGTATGCAGATAAGATTATCCAGCTTATTGAGAATCCTCGTTTGAGATTGGAATTTGGTAGAAATGCAAGAAAGCGTATTTTACACAAATTTGATGCGCAGGTTGTGGCTGACAAAAACATAAAATTTTTTGAAGATATTTTGAAAAATTCTAATTGA
- a CDS encoding UDP-glycosyltransferase, whose amino-acid sequence MNKRKVFILIPDGVGIRNFIYSSFPDDATRHNLDLTYWNLTGADISEMGYSEIKLEGKPGPIADLYKRAKIDAELNFFTENFRDQVYQSYKFPSKGSGIKKRIKNVVVSSLIRRNSNKNGVIRLQSNMEKAERKTPYFKHCLEVLKKEKPEVLFCSTQRALTTVAPILAARDLGIPTVCFIFSWDNLPKGTKVLDTDYYLVWSHHMKAELVTYYPWVDEARILVTGTPQFQFHFDSEFIIPESEFYSRYDLKKGRKYLCFSGDDITTSPGDQVYLKDVALAVKDLNRNGHNMGIIFRRAPVDFSNRYEKILDEFKDIIVPIVPAWKTLGDHWNEMIPEKYDNSLQTSIINNTFMVINLGSSMVFDYVSYKKPCAFINYDPEGEVMLKDVSVIYNYVHFRSMPDRNAVLWINSKEEIKKTILQVVDGKITQTIELAEKWFGIINDLPGQKATSRITKAIGEIAEKNE is encoded by the coding sequence TTGAACAAAAGAAAAGTCTTTATTTTAATACCAGATGGAGTTGGGATCAGGAATTTTATATATAGTTCCTTTCCTGATGATGCCACCAGGCATAACCTTGATTTGACTTACTGGAATCTTACCGGAGCAGATATATCTGAAATGGGATATTCTGAAATCAAACTTGAAGGAAAACCAGGACCAATAGCAGATCTTTATAAAAGAGCTAAAATAGATGCTGAATTAAACTTTTTTACTGAAAATTTCCGAGACCAGGTATATCAATCTTATAAATTCCCTTCTAAAGGTAGCGGAATAAAAAAACGAATTAAGAATGTTGTAGTCTCATCTTTAATAAGAAGGAATTCGAATAAGAATGGGGTTATTCGGTTACAGAGTAATATGGAGAAGGCTGAAAGAAAAACTCCTTATTTCAAGCATTGTCTGGAGGTTTTGAAAAAAGAAAAACCGGAAGTACTTTTTTGTAGCACTCAGCGAGCTTTAACTACGGTTGCTCCCATTTTAGCAGCCAGGGATCTTGGTATACCCACAGTATGTTTTATTTTTTCCTGGGATAATTTACCTAAAGGGACCAAAGTTCTGGATACTGACTATTACTTAGTATGGAGCCATCATATGAAAGCAGAACTTGTAACTTATTATCCTTGGGTTGATGAGGCTAGGATATTGGTTACCGGAACACCCCAATTTCAGTTTCATTTTGATTCGGAGTTTATAATTCCGGAATCTGAATTTTATTCTCGTTACGATTTAAAAAAGGGAAGAAAGTACCTCTGCTTTTCCGGAGATGACATTACCACGTCGCCTGGGGATCAGGTTTATTTAAAAGATGTAGCCTTAGCGGTTAAAGATTTGAACCGGAACGGCCATAATATGGGTATAATTTTTCGAAGGGCTCCTGTAGATTTTTCAAATAGATACGAGAAGATTCTCGATGAATTTAAAGATATTATTGTTCCTATAGTTCCTGCATGGAAAACCTTAGGCGACCATTGGAATGAGATGATCCCTGAAAAATATGATAATTCCCTGCAAACAAGTATTATCAATAATACTTTTATGGTCATTAATCTGGGCTCGTCTATGGTTTTTGATTATGTATCCTATAAAAAACCCTGTGCATTTATAAATTATGATCCGGAAGGCGAGGTAATGCTTAAGGATGTTTCAGTAATCTATAATTATGTTCATTTCCGGTCTATGCCAGATAGAAATGCGGTGCTTTGGATTAATTCAAAGGAAGAAATAAAGAAAACCATCCTCCAGGTTGTGGATGGAAAGATTACTCAAACTATAGAATTAGCTGAAAAATGGTTCGGAATTATAAACGATCTCCCAGGACAAAAAGCAACCTCCAGAATTACTAAAGCTATTGGTGAAATTGCTGAAAAAAATGAATAA
- the neuC gene encoding UDP-N-acetylglucosamine 2-epimerase, protein MKKVLFLTGTRADFGKLKPLIQILEKNNDFEYHILATGMHLQEQYGYTYIEIEKCGFKNITAFKNHTASSAMDLTLAKSIEGISAAVIDLMPDMIVIHGDRVETLAGAIVGSLNNILVAHVEGGELSGTVDELIRHSVSKLSHIHFVANEEAEKRLIQMGELASSIYVIGSPDIDIMFSDTLPDLATVKQYYEINFQTYAVAMFHPVTTEVNHIAEYTENFINAILKSNRNYVIIYPNNDLGSNEVMVQIKKLKSNDRFRIIPSLRFEYFLSLLKEAEFMIGNSSAGVREAPYYKVPSINIGSRQNNRSKDSQIINCGYAENEILDAISKIGTLTFPSENTNFGNGKSSEGFLRTLKSTEVWRTEHQKQFRDLS, encoded by the coding sequence ATGAAGAAAGTGTTATTTCTTACGGGCACAAGGGCAGATTTTGGAAAACTCAAACCGCTTATACAGATTCTTGAAAAGAATAATGATTTCGAATATCATATTCTTGCAACCGGAATGCACCTGCAGGAGCAATACGGCTATACTTATATCGAAATAGAAAAATGTGGTTTCAAAAACATCACTGCTTTTAAAAATCATACTGCATCTTCCGCCATGGATCTTACTCTCGCTAAAAGTATTGAGGGAATCTCCGCAGCTGTAATAGATTTAATGCCAGATATGATCGTAATTCACGGAGATAGAGTAGAAACATTAGCAGGAGCTATCGTAGGATCTTTAAATAATATTCTAGTGGCCCACGTGGAAGGCGGAGAGCTATCTGGAACTGTTGATGAGTTGATTCGGCATAGTGTGAGTAAATTAAGTCATATTCATTTTGTAGCGAATGAAGAGGCAGAAAAAAGGCTGATCCAAATGGGAGAACTGGCGTCTTCAATTTATGTGATAGGCTCACCGGATATTGATATCATGTTTTCAGACACATTACCAGATCTGGCCACTGTAAAACAGTATTACGAAATCAATTTTCAAACATATGCAGTTGCCATGTTTCATCCTGTAACAACAGAGGTGAACCATATTGCGGAATACACAGAAAATTTTATAAATGCAATCCTGAAATCTAACAGGAACTATGTGATCATTTATCCGAATAATGATTTAGGAAGCAATGAGGTCATGGTACAGATTAAAAAGCTGAAAAGTAATGACCGGTTCAGGATTATTCCTTCACTTCGTTTTGAATATTTTTTAAGTCTGTTGAAGGAAGCAGAATTTATGATTGGGAATAGTAGTGCAGGGGTAAGGGAAGCACCTTACTATAAAGTGCCTTCTATAAATATTGGAAGTCGCCAAAACAACAGATCTAAGGATTCCCAAATTATTAATTGTGGGTATGCTGAAAACGAAATTTTAGACGCTATTTCTAAAATAGGAACCCTAACATTTCCTTCTGAAAACACTAATTTTGGTAATGGAAAAAGTTCAGAGGGATTCTTGCGAACCTTAAAAAGTACAGAGGTTTGGCGAACTGAACATCAAAAACAATTTAGAGATCTAAGCTAA
- a CDS encoding FkbM family methyltransferase codes for MKVLKIGLQKSKIRGFLFLSFHYQFIVVSYLFKKNIGLEPSREEIEFYRYFNYLVRFRGRLIERTSKAFIGNFGDLSDNQIKIRRDPSSDLDVFQQIFFWSEYLPVVKSYKNHFKFPGGKVLNIIDAGGNIGLTSLFFLKIFKNCNIICLEPDIGNYEVLNYNLPKNKNVSLLNAALWSSNSKVEIINDFRDRLDWARRVKEINHEKGIPAFSVNQLMKDFNWSVIDILKIDIEGAEKEVFTSKDADLSFLQFTKCIAMEIHDEFNCRSEINKILEQFGFEYFRCGELTIALNKSLK; via the coding sequence ATGAAAGTCTTAAAAATAGGGTTACAAAAAAGTAAGATTCGAGGCTTTCTTTTTCTTAGTTTTCATTACCAATTTATTGTTGTTAGTTATTTATTTAAAAAAAATATTGGTCTTGAACCAAGTAGAGAAGAAATAGAATTTTACAGGTATTTTAACTATCTGGTTCGGTTTAGAGGAAGGTTAATTGAAAGAACATCAAAAGCTTTTATTGGAAATTTTGGAGACTTGTCAGATAATCAAATTAAAATTAGGAGGGATCCTTCCAGTGATCTCGATGTTTTTCAACAGATCTTTTTCTGGAGCGAATATTTGCCTGTAGTAAAATCCTATAAAAACCATTTTAAATTTCCAGGAGGGAAAGTTTTAAATATAATTGACGCTGGAGGTAATATTGGTCTTACTTCATTATTTTTTCTAAAAATATTTAAGAATTGTAATATCATTTGTTTAGAACCTGATATAGGTAATTATGAGGTTTTGAATTATAACCTTCCAAAAAATAAAAATGTTTCATTATTAAATGCAGCATTATGGAGTAGTAATTCTAAGGTTGAGATAATAAATGACTTTAGAGATAGGCTAGATTGGGCCAGACGAGTAAAGGAGATTAATCATGAGAAAGGTATACCAGCATTTTCCGTAAATCAGCTGATGAAAGATTTTAATTGGTCAGTAATAGATATTTTAAAGATCGATATAGAAGGAGCAGAAAAAGAGGTGTTTACCTCGAAAGATGCAGATCTTAGTTTCCTCCAATTTACTAAATGCATAGCGATGGAAATCCATGATGAATTCAATTGTCGTTCAGAAATCAATAAAATACTTGAGCAATTCGGATTTGAGTATTTTAGATGTGGAGAACTAACCATTGCACTAAATAAAAGCCTTAAATAA